Proteins co-encoded in one Salvia splendens isolate huo1 chromosome 4, SspV2, whole genome shotgun sequence genomic window:
- the LOC121798677 gene encoding IQ domain-containing protein IQM6-like, translating to MGVTFSCQFADFDDLDAQLKCVLFSGKVSPDAKAIEFETIDCGKMILEGPLSIVGRDLDPVVSPEEHMMPQALPKSDDLRHEAALRLQKTYKSFRTRRQLADCAVIAEQRWWKLLDFAELKRTSVSFFDIEKPETAVQRWSRATTRAAKVGKGLSKDEKARKLALQHWLEAIDPRHRYGHNLQFYYIRWLQCESRQPFFYWLDVGEGWNVNVERCPRAKLQQQCIKYLGPAERSSYEVMISDGKFVYKESGKLLDTKEAGEDVKWIFVLSALKVLYVGQKRKGGFQHSSFLAGGATLSAGRLVVQNGILKAVWPYSGHYLPTEENFEALMTFLLVHNVDLSGVQKAPDNEDEAAGIPLRRNKSAPAEVGKQDNEIMNISRWSRRLQSKISLLNIQTRTEEFFSPRYVESPTDGYETADDSLSDSDSDSDTEFLISKENLFKEEKEEEKVVSEEKIMKRINSHKGIRSYELAQSLCCKWTTGAGPRIGCVRDYPVELQLRALQEVCFSPTPRHTLPRITTPTDLKL from the exons ATGGGAGTGACTTTTTCGTGCCAATTTGCCGATTTTGACGATTTGGATGCTCAGTTAAAGTGTGTCTTATTTAGCGGCAAGGTTAGCCCGGATGCAAAAGCTATTGAATTTGAGACCATTGATTGTGGAAAGATGATCCTTGAGGGGCCTCTTAGCATTGTAGGAAGGGACTTGGACCCTGTAGTCTCTCCTGAGGAGCATATGATGCCTCAAGCTCTGCCCAAATCTGATGATCTTAGACATGAAGCAGCCTTAAGGTTGCAGAAGACGTACAAAAGTTTTAGGACTCGAAGGCAGCTTGCTGACTGTGCAGTCATAGCCGAGCAAAGATG GTGGAAGCTGTTAGATTTTGCTGAGCTCAAACGTACTTCTGTGTCCTTCTTTGATATTGAGAAACCAGAAACCGCTGTTCAGCGTTGGTCTAGAGCAACAACCAGAGCTGCAAAG GTAGGGAAAGGTCTGTCAAAGGATGAGAAGGCGCGTAAACTTGCCTTGCAGCATTGGCTCGAGGCT ATTGACCCTAGACATCGATATGGTCACAACCTGCAATTCTATTACATTCGTTGGCTCCAATGTGAGAGCAGGCAGCCATTCTTTTACTG GCTAGATGTTGGAGAAGGTTGGAATGTGAATGTAGAGAGATGCCCTAGAGCGAAACTTCAACAGCAATGCATAAAGTATCTTGGGCCG GCAGAGAGAAGCTCGTACGAAGTGATGATATCGGATGGGAAGTTTGTGTACAAGGAGAGCGGGAAGCTTCTAGACACCAAGGAAGCAGGGGAAGATGTGAAATGGATCTTTGTTCTAAGCGCGTTGAAGGTGCTATACGTGGGGCAGAAGAGAAAAGGCGGGTTTCAACATTCCAGTTTCTTGGCTGGTGGAGCTACACTATCAGCTGGACGTTTGGTTGTACAAAACGGTATCCTCAAG GCGGTTTGGCCTTACAGTGGACACTATCTCCCAACAGAAGAAAATTTTGAGGCACTAATGACATTTCTTTTGGTACACAATGTTGATCTCAGTGGTGTGCAG AAAGCTCCTGATAATGAAGACGAAGCAGCTGGTATTCCGCTTCGTAGAAATAAATCGGCACCTGCAGAGGTGGGCAAGCAGGATAACGAGATTATGAATATATCAAGGTGGTCTCGGAGACTACAGTCCAAAATCAGTCTGCTTAATATTCAGACAAGGACAGAGGAATTCTTCTCTCCAAGATATGTGGAGAGCCCGACGGATGGATACGAGACAGCAGATGACTCTCTATCAGACTCAGACTCAGACTCAGATACGGAGTTCCTGATCTCAAAGGAGAATCTGTTCAAAGAGGAAAAAGAGGAAGAGAAGGTGGTCTCAGAAGAGAAGATAATGAAGAGAATAAACTCGCATAAAGGGATAAGATCATATGAACTGGCACAGAGCCTGTGCTGCAAATGGACAACGGGAGCAGGTCCTCGGATAGGATGCGTGAGGGATTATCCGGTGGAGCTGCAGCTGCGTGCGCTCCAGGAGGTCTGCTTCTCTCCCACTCCCAGACACACTCTCCCTCGCATTACCACTCCAACAGACCTAAAGCTTTAA
- the LOC121801373 gene encoding ethylene-responsive transcription factor ERN1-like, which translates to MEIKFQQQEKVKLPPTKTTKMKAGSRNKFIGVRQRPSGRWVAEIKDTTQKIRMWLGTFESAEEAARAYDEAACLLRGSNTRTNFVTQVSSNSPLASRISMLLNNNKINSANANPKPKKKHQQPQPASSQAVESSTSTSPLFDDDVYKPDLVQLVDDDAAGGWSFGGGFLLPQAQEMMMMLELPDENSELFEFERIKVERQISASLYAINGIHDYMETVYDPTDAFWDLPPLSNLNLPS; encoded by the coding sequence ATGGAAATTAAGTTCCAACAGCAGGAGAAAGTGAAGCTCCCCCCAACCAAAACCACCAAAATGAAAGCAGGCAGCCGCAACAAATTCATCGGAGTTAGGCAGAGGCCTTCGGGGAGATGGGTGGCAGAGATCAAAGACACAACGCAGAAGATAAGAATGTGGCTGGGAACCTTCGAGAGCGCTGAAGAAGCTGCTCGTGCCTACGACGAGGCCGCCTGCCTCCTCCGTGGCTCCAACACTCGCACCAATTTCGTCACTCAGGTTTCCTCAAACTCCCCTCTCGCCTCCCGCATCAGCATGCTTctcaacaacaacaaaatcaataGCGCAAATgcaaatccaaaaccaaaaaaGAAGCACCAGCAGCCTCAGCCAGCGTCTAGTCAAGCCGTGGAATCATCGACGAGCACCAGTCCCTTGTTTGACGATGATGTCTATAAGCCTGATTTGGTTCAATTAGTCGATGATGATGCAGCGGGGGGATGGAGTTTTGGAGGAGGTTTTCTGTTGCCTCAGGCTCaggagatgatgatgatgttagaGCTGCCCGATGAGAATTCGGAGCTGTTCGAATTCGAGCGCATCAAAGTTGAGAGGCAGATTTCAGCTTCGCTTTATGCTATAAATGGTATTCACGACTATATGGAGACTGTCTACGATCCAACCGATGCTTTCTGGGATCTTCCTCCTCTATCTAATCTAAATCTCCCTTCTTAA
- the LOC121798676 gene encoding glutamyl-tRNA reductase-binding protein, chloroplastic-like has protein sequence MANQSQVSHHNEEANLSQLFHDHQLKATRLPPIEEVRTLLHHSVRGFLSSLSREHHGYPFGSMVDFACDAYGSPIVAVSNLADHTKNLVANPKCSLLVAKDPDDRSDLIVTIQGDAVPADHSNMEAIRTAYMTKHPDAFWVDFSDFQFLRIEPKVVQYVAGVATVSQASGELSNAEFRTAKVDPIYQFSKPITSHMNKDHADDTKLIVQHSTSIPVEFATMLDVDSLGFTVKAGYEGKTFKLRIPFTRRATERKDVKTLIIEMLQAAKQQIN, from the exons ATGGCCAACCAATCCCAG GTTTCGCATCATAACGAAGAAGCCAATCTTTCTCAACTCTTCCATGATCATCAG TTAAAGGCGACTAGGCTTCCCCCTATCGAGGAGGTTAGGACACTCCTTCATCATAGTGTCCGGGGATTTCTCTCCTCCTTGTCTCGG GAGCACCATGGTTATCCATTCGGGTCCATGGTTGACTTTGCTTGTGATGCTTACGGATCTCCCATAGTTGCTGTTAGTAACTTAGCAGATCATACAAAG AACCTTGTAGCCAATCCAAAATGCTCATTACTTGTGGCAAAAGATCCGGATGACAGGTCTGACCTTATTGTTACTATTCAGGGAGATGCTGTCCCG GCTGATCACAGCAATATGGAAGCTATTCGGACTGCATACATGACTAAGCATCCAGATGCATTCTGG GTGGACTTTAGCGACTTCCAGTTCTTGCGCATTGAACCTAAAGTTGTACAATATGTCGCAGGTGTCGCAACAGTTTCACAAGCATCTGGAG AACTCAGCAATGCGGAGTTTAGAACTGCAAAAGTGGATCCTATATATCAATTTTCTAAGCCTATAACA TCTCACATGAATAAGGATCATGCAGATGACACAAAGCTGATTGTGCAGCACTCTACGTCCATTCCG GTGGAATTTGCAACCATGTTGGACGTAGACAGTCTTGGTTTCACTGTGAAG GCTGGCTATGAAGGCAAAACATTCAAGCTTCGAATCCCTTTTACTAGGCGTGCAACAGAGAGAAA GGACGTGAAGACTCTTATTATAGAAATGCTGCAAGCAGCCAAACAACAGATCAATTGA
- the LOC121798678 gene encoding uncharacterized protein LOC121798678 has product MDPPTEGIKLKPEKLDEEKEGGPLLHCDFCDADVVDKIAQSFLPGLASACIDNTTGGLFKTLATVAVDIRKEMIDYLIQRSENFVAESVVLEGGGDVAVSADPYDIISDFVDDFVHSKRNFFSRVSGWLLSEKREDWIDDLVQEMEINGFWLLNRRSTVAQTLLKNLDFRNTYHCNMNFKSPEDLEKHKLNCDFRTLSCGNEGCDSSFSAAQMDHHDSTCPFKMLPCEQKCPDIVMRREMDRHCITTCPMKLVKCPFHSVGCQSTVPQRTIEQHRSDNLPSHMLYILQVSHKEASPEALKQRVKELEKLASPGRLASARDARSLTHVVKDLEAKLGPIKVKTNKGSEEEVKDLIDLQEEKIDTEAKMNVAAKPVKFDEVPAVKEATANSHSDGKKELMESFGDASQRNEDQVIASDSVPEKKKDSSSQSDHSSTEEVVNPIKEVASTPAIHHELSPNE; this is encoded by the exons ATGGATCCACCTACTGAAGGTATCAAGCTTAAACCCGAGAAACTCGATGAAGAAAAGGAGGGTGGGCCTTTGCTTCATTGTGATTTTTGTGATGCTGACGTAGTTGATAAAATAGCTCAATCATTTCTTCCTGGTTTGGCTTCGGCATGCATTGACAACACTACTGGTGGTCTCTTTAAGACCCTTGCTACTGTGGCCGTTGACATCAGAAAGGAAATGATTGATTACCTTATCCAACGAAGTGAAAATTTTGTAGCTGAATCAGTTGTCCTAGAAGGTGGTGGGGATGTGGCAGTATCTGCGGACCCTTATGATATTATATCTgattttgttgatgattttgtCCATTCCAAAAGAAATTTCTTCAGTCGAGTTTCAGGATGGCTACTTAGTGAGAAAAGAGAAGACTGGATAGACGATCTTGTGCAGGAGATGGAGATAAATGGTTTTTGGTTGCTAAACCGGAGGAGCACAGTTGCACAAACGCTCTTGAAAAATCTTGATTTCAgaaatacatatcattgcaacaTGAACTTCAAGTCTCCGGAAGATTTAGAAAAGCACAAGTTGAACTGCGATTTTAGGACATTGTCCTGTGGAAATGAGGGATGCGATTCTTCATTTAGTGCGGCTCAGATGGACCATCATGATTCTACCTGTCCTTTTAAAATGCTTCCATGCGAGCAGAAGTGCCCAGATATCGTAATGAGACGTGAGATGGACAGACATTGCATCACTACATGTCCAATGAAGCTTGTCAAATGCCCTTTTCACTCAGTAGGGTGTCAATCCACTGTTCCTCAACGCACAATCGAGCAGCACAGGTCTGATAATCTCCCCAGCCACATGCTCTATATCCTCCAGGTTTCTCACAAGGAAGCATCACCAGAAGCTCTGAAGCAAAGGGTAAAAGAACTGGAAAAG TTAGCATCTCCTGGACGATTAGCATCAGCTCGTGATGCTAGATCTTTGACGCATGTGGTCAAGGATCTTGAAGCAAAGCTTGGGCCTATAAAGGTGAAGACAAATAAAGGAAGTGAGGAAGAGGTTAAAGATTTGATTGATCTACAGGAGGAGAAGATAGATACAGAAGCTAAGATGAATGTGGCCGCTAAACCAGTGAAATTTGATGAGGTTCCTGCTGTAAAGGAAGCAACTGCTAACTCACACTCGGATGGAAAGAAAGAATTGATGGAATCATTTGGTGATGCCTCACAGAGAAACGAGGATCAGGTGATTGCATCAGATTCTGTgccagaaaagaaaaaagattcaTCATCTCAGAGCGACCATTCATCCACAGAAGAAGTGGTAAATCCCATTAAAGAAGTGGCTTCCACACCAGCCATCCATCATGAGTTATCCCCAAATGAATGA
- the LOC121798679 gene encoding homogentisate solanesyltransferase, chloroplastic-like, whose product MELSIPCCSALKIAPLSNPGCRLKLPASTTAPSYLHFSNSSLKFPSAAIRRRHFILACSKVDAAGTGPQLNKVLQFRDAFWRFLRPHTIRGTTLGSFSLVTRALIENPNLIRWSLLLKALSGLLALICGNGFIVGINQIYDVGIDKVNKPYLPIAAGDLSEQSAWILVLLLAAAGVALVGLNFGPFITKLYCLGLFLGTIYSVPPLRMKRFPVVAFLIIATVRGFLLNYGVYYATRAALGLTFEWSYPVAFITSFVTLFALVIAITKDLPDVEGDRKFQIDTLATKLGVRNIALLGSGLLLINYIGSVAAAVYLPQAFKRSLMIPTHATLAVCLLFQAWVLERANYTKEAISNFYRFIWNLFYAEYALFPFI is encoded by the exons ATGGAGCTCTCAATTCCATGTTGCTCCGCTCTCAAGATTGCCCCCTTATCCAATCCTGGCTGCAGACTCAAGCTTCCTGCTTCCACCACTGCCCCTTCCTACCTCCACTTCTCCAACTCCTCTCTCAAATTCCCCTCCGCCGCAATCCGCCGCCGCCATTTCATCTTG GCCTGCTCTAAAGTTGATGCAGCGGGAACTGGTCCACAGCTGAATAAAGTCCTCCAATTCAGGGATGCATTTTGGAGATTTCTAAGACCCCATACAATACGTGGAACTACCTTAGGATCTTT TTCTTTAGTAACCAGAGCTTTAATCGAGAACCCAAATCTGATAAGGTGGTCATTATTGTTGAAAGCATTATCCGGCCTTCTAGCACTCATTTGCGGAAATGGTTTTATAGTCGGCATAAATCAGATATATGATGTTGGTATTGACAA GGTGAACAAACCTTACTTGCCTATAGCTGCAGGAGATCTCTCAGAACAGTCAGCATGGATTTTAGTGTTGTTGCTTGCTGCTGCTGGTGTTGCATTAGTTGGGCTCAACTTTGGTCCTTTCATTACTAAACTTTATTGTCTTGGTCTTTTCCTTGGAACCATCTATTCTGTGCCCCCACTTCGGATGAAGAGATTTCCTGTTGTGGCATTTCTTATAATAGCTACG GTTCGAGGATTCCTCCTCAACTACGGTGTCTACTATGCCACAAGAGCTGCCCTTGGCCTGACATTTGAATGGAG CTATCCAGTTGCCTTCATCACCTCATTTGTAACATTATTTGCTCTTGTTATTGCAATAACTAAAGATCTTCCAGATGTTGAAGGTGATCGCAA ATTTCAGATTGATACTTTGGCAACAAAGCTTGGCGTGAGAAATATTGCATTGCTTGGATCTGGGCTCCTGTTGATAAATTACATTGGTTCTGTAGCAGCAGCAGTTTACTTGCCTCAG GCCTTTAAGAGAAGCTTGATGATACCTACACATGCTACGTTGGCCGTATGTTTACTTTTCCAG GCTTGGGTACTGGAAAGGGCGAACTATACTAAG GAAGCGATCTCTAATTTTTACCGGTTCATATGGAATCTGTTTTATGCGGAGTATGCTTTATTTCCTTTTATCTAG
- the LOC121800300 gene encoding eukaryotic translation initiation factor NCBP-like, translating to MESVSVKNENDANNNNQASSDEDRERLVLDLKAGLHPLRNKFVFWYTRRTPGVRTQTSYEDNIKKIADFSTVEAFWVCYCHLSRPSTLPSPTDLHLFKDGIRPLWEDFANRNGGKWIIRLKKAVSGRFWEDLVLALVGDQLDYGDNICGAVLSIRFNEDILSVWNRNASDHQAVMALRDSIKRHLKLPHSYVMEYKPHDASLRDNSSYRNTRLRG from the exons ATGGAATCGGTATCGGTGAAAAACGAAAACGACGCCAACAATAACAACCAGGCATCCTCCGACGAAGATAGAGAACGCCTAGTCCTCGATCTCAAGGCCGGTCTGCATCCCCTCAGA AACAAATTTGTATTTTGGTACACTCGTCGAACTCCTGGAGTCAGAACTCAAACATCATACGAGGATAATATTAAGAAGATAGCGGATTTCAGTACG GTTGAAGCCTTTTGGGTATGCTACTGTCACCTATCCCGCCCTTCAACTTTGCCAAGCCCAACGGATTTGCATCTATTCAAGGACGGTATCCGTCCGCTATGGGAG GATTTTGCTAACCGCAATGGTGGGAAATGGATTATCCGACTTAAAAAGGCTGTGTCAGGCCGTTTCTGGGAGGACCTG GTTCTAGCGTTGGTAGGAGATCAACTTGATTATGGCGATAATATTTGTGGTGCAGTACTGAGTATCCGTTTTAATGAGGATATATTGAGCGTTTGGAACCGCAATGCATCTGACCATCAG GCTGTGATGGCTCTGAGGGACTCGATCAAGCGGCATCTAAAGCTTCCCCACAGCTACGTGATGGAATACAAGCCCCACGATGCTTCACTACGTGACAACTCCTCATATCGGAACACAAGGTTGAGAGGATAG